One Drosophila santomea strain STO CAGO 1482 chromosome X, Prin_Dsan_1.1, whole genome shotgun sequence DNA segment encodes these proteins:
- the LOC120455292 gene encoding ras-related protein Ral-a isoform X2 has translation MSKKPTAGPALHKVIMVGSGGVGKSALTLQFMYDEFVEDYEPTKADSYRKKVVLDGEEVQIDILDTAGQEDYAAIRDNYFRSGEGFLCVFSITDDESFQATQEFREQILRVKNDESIPFLLVGNKCDLNDKRKVPLSECQLRAQQWAVPYVETSAKTRENVDKVFYDLIRDISSRKKQRQTDVKQPPKPNSHCCQLL, from the exons ATGAGCAAGAAGCCGACAGCCGGACCGGCGCTCCACAAGGTCATCATGGTGGGCAGTGGCGGCGTGGGAAAGTCCGCCCTCACACTGCAGTTCATGTACGATGAGTTCGTCGAGGACTACGAGCCCACCAAGGCCGATAGCTATAGGAAAAAG GTTGTGCTGGATGGCGAGGAAGTACAAATAGATATATTGGATACGGCTGGCCAGGAGGATTATGCCGCCATCAGGGACAACTACTTTCGCAGCGGCGAGGGTTTCCTCTGCGTCTTCTCCATTACAGACGACGAAAGCTTCCAGGCAACCCAGGAATTCAG AGAACAGATCTTGCGGGTGAAGAATGACGAGAGCATACCGTTCCTGCTGGTGGGCAACAAGTGCGATCTTAATGATAAGCGCAAGGTGCCGCTGAGCGAGTGCCAGCTGAGGGCGCAGCAGTGGGCAGTGCCCTATGTGGAGACCTCGGCTAAAACCCGCGAAAATGTGGACAAG GTGTTTTATGATCTAATCAGGGATATTTCATCGCGTAAAAAACAACGTCAGACGGACGTGAAACAGCCGCCGAAGCCCAACTCTCATTGCTGCCAACTGCTGTAG
- the LOC120455292 gene encoding ras-related protein Ral-a isoform X1 has translation MSKKPTAGPALHKVIMVGSGGVGKSALTLQFMYDEFVEDYEPTKADSYRKKVVLDGEEVQIDILDTAGQEDYAAIRDNYFRSGEGFLCVFSITDDESFQATQEFREQILRVKNDESIPFLLVGNKCDLNDKRKVPLSECQLRAQQWAVPYVETSAKTRENVDKVFFDLMREIRSRKTEDSKATSGRAKDRCKKRRLKCTLL, from the exons ATGAGCAAGAAGCCGACAGCCGGACCGGCGCTCCACAAGGTCATCATGGTGGGCAGTGGCGGCGTGGGAAAGTCCGCCCTCACACTGCAGTTCATGTACGATGAGTTCGTCGAGGACTACGAGCCCACCAAGGCCGATAGCTATAGGAAAAAG GTTGTGCTGGATGGCGAGGAAGTACAAATAGATATATTGGATACGGCTGGCCAGGAGGATTATGCCGCCATCAGGGACAACTACTTTCGCAGCGGCGAGGGTTTCCTCTGCGTCTTCTCCATTACAGACGACGAAAGCTTCCAGGCAACCCAGGAATTCAG AGAACAGATCTTGCGGGTGAAGAATGACGAGAGCATACCGTTCCTGCTGGTGGGCAACAAGTGCGATCTTAATGATAAGCGCAAGGTGCCGCTGAGCGAGTGCCAGCTGAGGGCGCAGCAGTGGGCAGTGCCCTATGTGGAGACCTCGGCTAAAACCCGCGAAAATGTGGACAAG GtattttttgatttgatgCGCGAAATAAGATCACGAAAAACCGAAGATTCGAAAGCTACGAGCGGGCGTGCTAAAGATAGATGCAAGAAGCGGAGACTTAAGTGTACCCTCCTTTAG